One Fibrobacter sp. UWEL DNA segment encodes these proteins:
- the argC gene encoding N-acetyl-gamma-glutamyl-phosphate reductase has product MFKVFVDGEAGTTGLQIYDRLAKRNDIEVLRISQELRKDTAERQRLINESDVTFLCLPDAAAMESAALCTNPDTCIIDASTAHRVNPDWTYGMPELSAAQREAISKAKRIANPGCHATGFILGVHPLVASGLLPKSANVAAYSITGYSGGGKKLIAEYEEEEALGHKAGESLAIMAPAPYALALSHKHIPEMKKYCELENTPFFNPVLGPYYKGMAVTVAIFANQLTKKVGPAELTEVLKQHYAGSNFVTVMPYEATPTETPALINGRLNPTICNNTNNACIQVFGNETIMQVTTIIDNLGKGASGAAIQNMNIALGLDETLGL; this is encoded by the coding sequence ATGTTCAAAGTTTTCGTTGATGGCGAAGCCGGTACTACTGGTCTTCAGATTTATGATCGTCTTGCAAAGCGTAACGACATCGAAGTTCTCCGCATTTCCCAGGAACTGCGTAAGGACACAGCCGAACGCCAGCGTCTGATCAATGAATCCGACGTAACCTTCCTGTGTCTGCCCGATGCAGCCGCCATGGAAAGTGCCGCCCTCTGCACCAACCCGGATACATGCATTATCGATGCTTCTACAGCTCATCGTGTAAATCCGGACTGGACTTACGGTATGCCGGAACTTTCCGCAGCACAGCGTGAAGCCATCAGCAAGGCCAAGCGCATTGCCAATCCTGGTTGCCATGCTACCGGTTTTATTCTGGGTGTTCACCCGCTGGTAGCAAGCGGCCTGCTGCCCAAGTCTGCAAATGTTGCAGCTTACAGCATTACGGGTTATTCTGGCGGCGGCAAGAAGCTCATCGCCGAATACGAAGAAGAAGAAGCCCTGGGCCACAAGGCAGGCGAATCTCTCGCTATTATGGCCCCGGCTCCCTACGCCCTGGCACTTTCCCACAAGCACATTCCCGAAATGAAGAAGTACTGCGAACTGGAAAACACGCCCTTCTTCAATCCGGTGCTTGGCCCCTACTACAAGGGCATGGCTGTGACCGTTGCAATTTTCGCAAACCAGCTGACTAAGAAGGTCGGTCCGGCAGAACTGACCGAAGTTCTGAAGCAGCACTATGCAGGTTCCAACTTCGTAACCGTTATGCCTTACGAAGCCACCCCCACGGAAACTCCGGCCCTCATTAACGGCCGTCTGAATCCCACCATCTGCAACAACACCAACAACGCTTGTATCCAGGTCTTCGGCAACGAAACCATCATGCAGGTGACCACCATTATCGACAACCTGGGTAAGGGCGCCAGCGGTGCCGCAATCCAGAACATGAACATCGCACTGGGTCTCGACGAAACCCTGGGCCTGTAA
- a CDS encoding YchJ family protein has product MAQDLCPCGSGKEYCECCEPIIKQTALAASPEALMRSRYTAYAKHEIAWLKESLEATQRSDFDEASVEAWSRESEWLGIEIKQTKTEEEKNIGWVEFVAKFKQGNITRDHHELGEFHKVGGAWFFYDGRAVKQETVRKTGPDVGRNDPCPCGSGKKYKKCCGAGK; this is encoded by the coding sequence ATGGCTCAAGATTTATGCCCCTGTGGTTCCGGTAAAGAATATTGCGAATGCTGCGAACCTATCATCAAGCAAACTGCACTTGCTGCATCTCCCGAAGCTTTGATGCGTTCTCGCTACACCGCCTATGCCAAGCACGAAATTGCATGGTTGAAGGAATCTCTGGAAGCTACTCAGCGTTCTGACTTCGACGAAGCAAGCGTTGAAGCATGGAGCCGCGAATCTGAATGGCTGGGCATTGAAATCAAGCAGACCAAGACCGAAGAAGAAAAGAACATCGGTTGGGTTGAATTCGTTGCAAAGTTCAAGCAGGGCAACATCACTCGCGACCACCACGAACTGGGTGAATTCCACAAGGTGGGCGGTGCATGGTTCTTCTATGACGGTCGTGCAGTGAAGCAGGAAACCGTTCGCAAGACCGGTCCAGATGTTGGCCGTAACGATCCGTGCCCCTGCGGTTCCGGCAAGAAGTACAAGAAGTGCTGCGGCGCTGGCAAGTAA
- a CDS encoding methyltransferase has translation MLTQNLPEFWDNLYADGKDYWNIKKATPALLEFFKNPACPATGSVLVPGAGFGYDAEAWALRGHDVLAVDFAPTAVDELDHLSRKHKNLRSLDLDLFTLSPKDQKRGGQQFDIVYDYCTFSAIHPGRRDEFFEVCYKMMKDDGLLISLMYPLTSGNTLQGPPHCTSEGELMARLDGVFDIVDRIPAVNSLPGREGKEEFWLLKKCL, from the coding sequence ATGTTAACGCAAAACCTCCCGGAATTCTGGGATAACCTCTACGCCGATGGAAAGGACTATTGGAATATCAAGAAGGCAACTCCAGCCCTTCTGGAATTCTTCAAGAATCCTGCATGCCCTGCCACCGGATCTGTTCTGGTTCCGGGCGCCGGCTTTGGCTACGATGCCGAAGCTTGGGCTTTGCGCGGTCACGACGTGCTGGCAGTCGATTTTGCCCCCACCGCCGTGGACGAACTGGACCATCTGAGCCGCAAGCACAAGAACCTGCGTTCTCTGGACTTGGACCTGTTCACCCTTTCTCCCAAGGATCAGAAGCGCGGTGGCCAGCAGTTTGACATCGTTTACGACTACTGCACCTTCTCCGCTATTCATCCGGGTCGCCGCGACGAATTCTTCGAAGTCTGCTACAAGATGATGAAGGACGACGGCTTGCTGATTTCCCTCATGTACCCCCTGACCAGCGGCAATACCCTGCAGGGTCCTCCCCACTGCACCAGCGAAGGCGAACTGATGGCTCGTCTGGACGGCGTGTTCGATATCGTGGACCGCATTCCTGCTGTAAACAGCCTGCCGGGTCGTGAAGGCAAGGAAGAATTCTGGCTTCTCAAAAAATGTTTGTAA
- the rlmN gene encoding 23S rRNA (adenine(2503)-C(2))-methyltransferase RlmN produces the protein MEWQRNIKTLTEDEIKAWLREVDEKPFRAEQIQKWLFCQQVKSFDEMLNISPALREKLAKQFELRSLKEDQHMVSVDGTVKWLFETWDGHHIETVMIPANGRFSVCVSTQVGCAMNCAFCRTAKMGFFRNLEAGEILEEIINVNWYLKENNIFNEEGQIAQVTNIIFMGMGEPLNNLENVHRVCCTLHNQKLFNMGSKRMTVSTSGVVPRIKELVDRNTPCCLAISLNSTNNEYRSSVMPVNNIWPIEKLLEGVDEYIRRTDNYVTFEFVLIQGITCTPKAAKELIRICAPRRVKVNAIILNDGDDPNLHAPTPDEVDTFLAAVRAAQIQITIRTARGRDILAACGQLAHKKKNDQGVFERGSSLPDATPRQS, from the coding sequence ATGGAATGGCAGCGCAATATCAAAACATTAACGGAAGACGAGATTAAGGCTTGGCTCCGCGAGGTGGACGAAAAACCTTTCCGCGCTGAACAAATCCAGAAATGGCTTTTCTGCCAGCAGGTGAAATCCTTCGACGAGATGTTGAACATTTCCCCCGCTCTCCGCGAAAAATTGGCAAAGCAGTTTGAGCTCCGCTCCCTGAAGGAAGACCAGCACATGGTTTCCGTCGATGGCACCGTCAAGTGGCTTTTCGAGACTTGGGACGGACATCACATCGAAACCGTGATGATTCCTGCCAACGGCCGTTTTTCCGTATGTGTTTCGACCCAGGTGGGCTGCGCCATGAACTGCGCATTCTGCCGCACCGCAAAGATGGGCTTCTTCCGCAACCTGGAAGCAGGTGAAATCCTGGAAGAAATCATCAACGTGAACTGGTACCTGAAGGAAAACAACATCTTCAATGAAGAAGGTCAGATCGCCCAGGTGACCAACATCATCTTCATGGGCATGGGCGAGCCCCTGAACAATCTGGAAAACGTACATCGCGTTTGCTGCACACTGCACAACCAGAAGTTGTTCAATATGGGTTCCAAGCGCATGACCGTTAGCACCAGCGGTGTGGTCCCTCGCATCAAGGAACTGGTGGACCGCAATACTCCCTGCTGCCTAGCAATCAGCTTGAACAGCACCAATAACGAGTACCGTTCCTCCGTGATGCCCGTAAACAACATCTGGCCCATCGAAAAGCTTTTGGAAGGTGTAGACGAATACATTCGCCGCACCGACAATTACGTCACGTTTGAATTCGTGCTGATTCAGGGAATCACCTGCACACCCAAGGCCGCCAAGGAACTGATTCGCATTTGCGCTCCCCGTCGTGTCAAGGTAAACGCCATCATCCTAAACGATGGAGACGATCCCAACTTACATGCACCCACACCCGACGAAGTGGATACCTTCCTCGCCGCGGTTCGTGCAGCCCAGATTCAGATCACGATTCGTACGGCTCGCGGCAGAGATATCCTCGCCGCCTGTGGACAGCTCGCACACAAGAAGAAGAACGACCAGGGCGTTTTCGAAAGAGGGTCAAGCCTCCCCGACGCCACGCCTCGACAGAGCTAG
- a CDS encoding helix-turn-helix domain-containing protein has product MVYKEHVLKKVMRHIFLSRRQDKGLTQNGLSEISNITRQFISQVESGKRQPSVQTLCNLATAYGLSISELFLEIDTLYSQFDEGPGPENHP; this is encoded by the coding sequence ATGGTTTACAAGGAACACGTCCTGAAAAAGGTGATGCGACACATCTTCCTTTCTAGGCGCCAGGACAAGGGATTGACACAAAACGGGCTTTCCGAAATTTCAAACATTACAAGACAGTTTATATCACAGGTGGAAAGCGGAAAACGTCAGCCATCCGTACAGACACTCTGCAATTTGGCAACTGCTTACGGGCTTTCCATTTCAGAACTTTTTCTAGAAATAGACACCCTGTATAGTCAATTTGACGAGGGTCCGGGCCCCGAAAACCACCCTTAA
- a CDS encoding penicillin-binding protein 1A, with product MNKIKPILLKVLNTLKVTLKGWFTDKKVIKWLIIFEIPVIAVIIGAVAVYNHYAPELPSLTQLEQINPKLVTKIYDMNGEVAHEYFVERREWTPFDSIPKNAIHAVMATEDRVFYDHWGMNVWAIPSAILEKVAKGGKLRGASTLTQQLTKLLFLTPERSLARKIKEMMTAIRIEQTYTKEEILEFYMNEVYLSGGNYGFQAAGKFYFGKPLDSLSIPEYAVLAGMLQRPEAYRPDRHPKASLERRNTVLYAMRDAGYITNDEYHEYIKTPITLAPKQIETGAGLYFYEEIRKYMEKKYGENSLYADGVSINSTIDPEIQAFADSAALAQVTKVRRRIKYRFTRKFGMAKKFDMPEDSVVAHFDSLFAIVKKNYEEKRGRMPDSLVYHDAEIAAILVENETGAIRAMVGGSDWNKSRWNRAVQSLRQTGSSFKPIVYSTAISSGASPCDSVNDAPITIQDQDKIVNGKAEKQIWRPANFEHDFEGMMTLRRALYKSKNLPAILTAQKYGLANVVNYARKFGIQKAPLTAVPSMALGSIGATLMEMTCAYTVFPNGGNRLEPYMIESIVDKHGEVIEKSSKVEHEVLNPAAAYIMIDMLKDVNIRGTAARVYNGGFHHPSGGKTGTSNDYTDAWYIGFTKRYTMGVWVGIDNPQSMGPGHTGTEDALPVWIAVMKELHKDLPKENFKTPAGVIGKGICNATGKAAGEFCSEKTYCLYLSGAPTEKCDGNHYEVRTKSSDDATLFSNRNATTTAPKAAGGKKSARKMF from the coding sequence ATGAATAAGATTAAACCAATTCTGTTGAAAGTCCTGAATACCCTGAAGGTTACTCTTAAGGGATGGTTCACCGACAAGAAAGTCATCAAGTGGCTTATCATTTTTGAAATTCCGGTGATTGCAGTCATCATTGGTGCTGTTGCAGTGTACAACCACTACGCTCCGGAACTTCCGTCCTTGACTCAGCTGGAACAGATCAACCCCAAGCTGGTGACCAAGATCTACGATATGAACGGCGAAGTGGCTCACGAATACTTCGTGGAACGTCGTGAATGGACTCCCTTCGATTCCATTCCCAAGAACGCCATTCATGCGGTGATGGCTACAGAAGACCGAGTCTTCTACGATCACTGGGGCATGAACGTGTGGGCGATTCCTTCCGCTATCCTTGAAAAGGTGGCCAAGGGTGGTAAGCTCCGCGGTGCGTCTACCTTGACCCAGCAGTTGACCAAGCTCCTGTTCTTGACACCGGAACGTTCCTTGGCTCGTAAGATTAAGGAAATGATGACGGCCATCCGTATTGAACAGACTTATACCAAGGAAGAAATTCTTGAATTCTATATGAATGAAGTTTACCTGTCTGGCGGTAACTACGGTTTCCAGGCGGCTGGTAAGTTCTATTTCGGAAAGCCCCTGGACAGCCTTTCCATTCCGGAATACGCTGTTCTTGCCGGTATGCTCCAGCGTCCTGAAGCTTATCGTCCGGACCGTCATCCCAAGGCTTCCCTGGAACGTCGCAATACCGTGCTTTACGCCATGCGCGATGCTGGCTACATCACTAACGATGAATATCACGAGTATATCAAGACTCCCATCACTCTCGCTCCCAAGCAGATTGAAACCGGTGCAGGCCTTTACTTCTACGAAGAAATTCGTAAGTACATGGAAAAGAAGTATGGTGAAAATTCCCTCTATGCAGATGGCGTCTCCATCAACAGTACCATCGATCCGGAAATCCAGGCCTTTGCCGATAGTGCGGCTCTCGCTCAGGTAACCAAGGTTCGCCGTCGCATCAAGTATCGTTTCACTCGCAAGTTCGGCATGGCCAAGAAGTTCGATATGCCGGAAGATAGCGTGGTGGCTCATTTCGATAGCCTGTTCGCCATCGTCAAGAAGAACTACGAAGAAAAGCGCGGCCGTATGCCGGATAGCCTTGTCTATCACGATGCTGAAATCGCTGCCATCCTGGTGGAAAATGAAACGGGTGCAATTCGCGCCATGGTGGGTGGTTCTGACTGGAACAAGTCTCGCTGGAACCGCGCCGTCCAGTCTCTCCGTCAGACCGGTTCTTCCTTCAAGCCTATCGTTTACTCTACCGCCATTTCTAGCGGTGCAAGCCCTTGTGACTCTGTGAACGACGCTCCCATTACCATTCAGGACCAGGACAAGATCGTGAACGGCAAGGCTGAAAAGCAGATCTGGCGTCCGGCTAACTTCGAACATGACTTCGAAGGCATGATGACTCTCCGTCGCGCTCTTTACAAGTCTAAGAACCTGCCCGCCATTTTGACCGCACAGAAGTATGGTCTTGCAAACGTGGTGAACTACGCCCGTAAGTTCGGTATCCAGAAGGCTCCTCTGACTGCAGTTCCCAGTATGGCTCTGGGTTCCATCGGTGCGACCCTCATGGAAATGACTTGCGCCTACACGGTATTCCCCAACGGCGGTAACCGTCTGGAACCGTACATGATTGAATCCATCGTGGATAAGCACGGTGAAGTGATTGAAAAGAGCTCCAAGGTGGAACACGAAGTTTTGAATCCTGCGGCTGCTTACATCATGATTGATATGCTGAAGGATGTGAACATTCGCGGTACTGCGGCTCGTGTGTACAACGGCGGATTCCATCATCCTAGCGGTGGTAAGACCGGTACTTCCAATGATTACACGGACGCATGGTACATCGGCTTTACCAAGCGCTACACCATGGGTGTTTGGGTCGGTATCGACAATCCCCAGTCCATGGGCCCGGGCCACACTGGTACCGAAGATGCCCTGCCTGTCTGGATTGCTGTCATGAAGGAACTCCACAAGGATCTGCCTAAGGAAAACTTCAAGACCCCCGCAGGTGTGATCGGCAAGGGTATTTGTAATGCTACAGGCAAGGCTGCTGGCGAATTCTGCTCCGAAAAGACTTACTGCCTGTACCTCTCTGGAGCTCCCACTGAAAAGTGCGACGGTAACCATTACGAAGTCCGCACCAAGTCTTCTGACGACGCAACCCTCTTCAGTAACAGGAACGCTACCACCACGGCTCCCAAGGCTGCTGGTGGCAAGAAGTCTGCAAGAAAGATGTTCTAA
- the groL gene encoding chaperonin GroEL (60 kDa chaperone family; promotes refolding of misfolded polypeptides especially under stressful conditions; forms two stacked rings of heptamers to form a barrel-shaped 14mer; ends can be capped by GroES; misfolded proteins enter the barrel where they are refolded when GroES binds), translated as MAKQLKFDVAARESLMNGVDKLANAVKVTLGPKGRNVMIAKAFGAPNVTKDGVSVAKEVELEDAYENLGAQMAKEVANKTSDTAGDGTTTATVLAQAITREGLKNVAAGANPMDIKRGMDAAVDAVIEEIGKMAVKINGKEHIAQVATISANNDPEIGDLLANAMEKVGNDGVITIEESKTAETILDVVEGMQFDRGYLSPYFVTNTDSMEAALEAPYILLYDKKISTMKDLLPMLEFVAKQGKPLLIIAEDVDGEALATLVVNKMRGTLKVAAVKAPGFGDRRKAMLEDIAILTGGMLVSEDTGAKLEDAPVTVLGQAKSITITKDNTTIVEGAGDAASIKGRIAQIKKQIEATTSDYDREKLQERLAKLAGGVAVIKVGAATEVEMKEKKDRVDDAMHATRAAVEEGIVPGGGVALIRAAKAVDGLKLTNDDQKTGAAIIKRAIEEPLRQIVANAGGEGSVVVNKVKEGKDGFGYNAKTDTYEDLIKAGVIDPAKVTRTALKNASSIASMILTTDCVITEKKEAKPAAPAMDPSMGMGGMM; from the coding sequence ATGGCAAAACAGTTGAAGTTTGATGTTGCTGCTCGCGAATCCCTCATGAACGGTGTGGACAAGCTGGCTAACGCAGTTAAGGTTACTCTCGGCCCCAAGGGTCGTAACGTCATGATCGCCAAGGCATTTGGTGCTCCCAACGTCACTAAGGACGGTGTTTCCGTTGCTAAGGAAGTTGAACTGGAAGACGCTTACGAAAACCTCGGCGCACAGATGGCCAAGGAAGTCGCAAACAAGACTTCTGACACCGCTGGCGACGGCACCACCACCGCTACCGTTCTCGCTCAGGCAATCACTCGCGAAGGCCTCAAGAACGTTGCAGCTGGTGCAAATCCCATGGACATCAAGCGCGGTATGGACGCTGCAGTTGACGCAGTCATCGAAGAAATCGGCAAGATGGCTGTAAAGATCAACGGCAAGGAACACATCGCCCAGGTCGCTACCATTTCCGCAAACAACGACCCCGAAATCGGCGACCTCCTGGCCAACGCTATGGAAAAGGTCGGTAACGACGGCGTTATCACCATCGAAGAATCTAAGACTGCAGAAACCATCCTCGACGTCGTCGAAGGTATGCAGTTCGATCGCGGCTACCTCTCTCCGTACTTCGTCACCAACACTGACAGCATGGAAGCAGCTCTCGAAGCACCCTATATTCTCCTTTACGACAAGAAGATCTCCACCATGAAGGACCTCCTCCCCATGCTGGAATTCGTCGCAAAGCAGGGCAAGCCCCTCCTCATCATCGCCGAAGACGTTGATGGCGAAGCTCTCGCAACTCTGGTTGTGAACAAGATGCGCGGCACCCTGAAGGTCGCAGCCGTTAAGGCTCCGGGCTTCGGCGACCGTCGTAAGGCTATGCTCGAAGACATCGCAATCCTCACCGGCGGTATGCTGGTTTCCGAAGACACCGGCGCTAAGCTGGAAGACGCTCCGGTTACCGTCCTCGGTCAGGCAAAGTCCATCACCATCACTAAGGACAACACCACCATCGTCGAAGGTGCTGGCGACGCCGCTTCCATCAAGGGCCGTATCGCTCAGATCAAGAAGCAGATCGAAGCTACCACTAGCGACTACGATCGTGAAAAGCTCCAGGAACGCCTCGCAAAGCTCGCTGGCGGCGTAGCCGTGATCAAGGTCGGTGCTGCTACCGAAGTCGAAATGAAGGAAAAGAAGGACCGCGTGGACGACGCTATGCACGCTACCCGCGCTGCTGTTGAAGAAGGTATCGTTCCGGGTGGTGGCGTTGCTCTCATCCGCGCAGCTAAGGCTGTTGACGGCCTCAAGCTCACCAACGACGACCAGAAGACTGGTGCCGCTATCATCAAGCGCGCTATCGAAGAACCTCTCCGTCAGATCGTTGCAAACGCTGGTGGCGAAGGCTCCGTCGTTGTGAACAAGGTTAAGGAAGGCAAGGACGGCTTCGGTTACAACGCCAAGACCGACACCTACGAAGACCTGATCAAGGCTGGCGTTATCGACCCGGCCAAGGTTACCCGTACCGCCCTCAAGAACGCTTCCTCCATCGCTTCCATGATCCTGACCACCGACTGCGTGATCACCGAAAAGAAGGAAGCAAAGCCGGCAGCTCCTGCCATGGATCCTTCCATGGGCATGGGCGGCATGATGTAA
- the groES gene encoding co-chaperone GroES has product MIKPLADRIVVKPAEAEQKTSSGLFIPDNAKEKPMQGKVVAVGPGRKTDKGETIAMEVKVGDVVLYGKYSGTEISVDGENYLIVKESDIFATL; this is encoded by the coding sequence ATGATCAAGCCTTTAGCAGATCGAATCGTTGTAAAGCCGGCCGAAGCCGAACAGAAGACCTCCTCCGGTCTCTTCATCCCGGATAACGCAAAGGAAAAGCCGATGCAGGGTAAGGTCGTGGCAGTGGGCCCGGGCCGCAAGACCGACAAGGGCGAAACCATCGCTATGGAAGTCAAGGTTGGCGACGTGGTTCTCTACGGCAAGTACAGCGGTACTGAAATCTCCGTTGATGGCGAAAACTACCTGATCGTTAAGGAATCCGACATCTTCGCAACCCTGTAA
- a CDS encoding OmpA family protein, with the protein MKKFLICSVAALAAFVAQPMAKDLAPNKTHAVLNITYTNYDDVPQAHKKLTFVGQNKGKQISVTTDQYGEVGFLIPREDTYTILCESLTGPFECGTTPFVSKTASSGGITVVFDDTRAELTGVTFKAGSAELVPSSLNTLDQAIKGLKMNPKAKVEVQGHTSSDGSDELNQRLSEDRANSVRDYMISKGIKAERLTAVGYGPSQPKADNSTEAGRKANRRIELVVISEE; encoded by the coding sequence ATGAAAAAGTTTCTGATCTGCTCTGTTGCCGCTCTGGCGGCCTTTGTTGCCCAGCCCATGGCCAAGGACCTGGCTCCCAACAAGACTCATGCTGTATTGAACATCACTTACACCAACTATGACGACGTTCCTCAGGCTCACAAGAAGCTGACCTTCGTGGGACAGAACAAGGGTAAGCAGATTTCCGTCACTACCGACCAGTATGGTGAAGTGGGTTTCCTTATTCCTCGCGAAGATACTTACACCATCCTCTGCGAAAGCTTGACCGGTCCTTTTGAATGTGGTACCACTCCTTTTGTTTCCAAGACTGCAAGCTCCGGCGGTATTACCGTGGTGTTCGATGACACTCGCGCAGAACTGACCGGCGTTACCTTCAAGGCTGGCAGTGCAGAACTGGTCCCCAGCTCCTTAAACACCTTGGATCAGGCTATCAAGGGGCTGAAGATGAATCCCAAGGCCAAGGTGGAAGTTCAGGGCCACACCAGTTCCGACGGAAGCGATGAACTGAACCAGCGCCTTTCTGAAGATCGTGCAAATTCCGTACGTGATTACATGATCAGCAAGGGCATCAAGGCCGAACGCCTGACCGCTGTGGGTTACGGTCCCAGCCAGCCTAAGGCAGACAACTCCACGGAAGCGGGCCGCAAGGCCAACCGCCGCATTGAGCTGGTGGTTATTTCTGAAGAGTAA
- the dtd gene encoding D-aminoacyl-tRNA deacylase: MKFLIQRVTKAQVDIEGETVGSIKKGYMVLIGVGEEDSKEVADRLIRKMMNLRIFADENGKTNLSIKDVNGELLLVSQFTLYANCNKGNRPTFNGAGNPTLANDLYEYIIGECRKEVTVVETGRFGADMQVSLTNDGPFTIMLE; encoded by the coding sequence ATGAAATTTTTGATTCAGCGAGTAACGAAAGCCCAAGTGGACATTGAGGGAGAAACCGTCGGTTCCATTAAGAAAGGCTATATGGTCCTCATTGGCGTGGGAGAAGAAGACTCCAAGGAAGTGGCAGACCGTCTCATCCGCAAGATGATGAACCTCCGTATTTTCGCCGATGAAAACGGAAAGACCAACCTATCCATCAAGGACGTAAACGGAGAGCTTCTGCTGGTATCCCAGTTTACTCTCTACGCCAACTGCAATAAGGGAAACCGTCCTACTTTTAACGGGGCGGGCAATCCAACCTTGGCAAACGATCTCTACGAATACATCATTGGGGAATGCCGTAAGGAAGTTACAGTCGTTGAAACAGGACGTTTCGGTGCCGACATGCAGGTGAGCCTCACTAACGATGGTCCTTTTACCATTATGCTGGAATAA
- a CDS encoding GerW family sporulation protein, with protein sequence MAIEKLAETLLEKLRFITKAETVIGNPIQAGEATIIPVSRVSVGFGFGGHQSKGDTSASGGGASVEPVAFLVINGEDVRIMPITKDSSLASKVMDIIPDVVNKFSKKKED encoded by the coding sequence ATGGCTATTGAAAAACTCGCAGAAACTCTTTTGGAAAAACTCCGTTTCATCACCAAGGCAGAAACGGTTATTGGCAACCCCATCCAGGCTGGTGAAGCAACCATCATTCCCGTAAGCCGCGTATCCGTGGGCTTCGGCTTTGGCGGTCACCAGAGCAAGGGCGACACTTCCGCCTCCGGTGGTGGCGCATCCGTAGAACCGGTAGCCTTCCTGGTCATCAACGGCGAAGACGTTCGCATTATGCCCATTACCAAGGATAGTTCTCTGGCATCCAAGGTTATGGATATTATTCCCGACGTGGTGAATAAGTTCAGCAAGAAGAAGGAAGACTAA
- the asd gene encoding archaetidylserine decarboxylase (Phosphatidylserine decarboxylase is synthesized as a single chain precursor. Generation of the pyruvoyl active site from a Ser is coupled to cleavage of a Gly-Ser bond between the larger (beta) and smaller (alpha chains). It is an integral membrane protein.), giving the protein MNTAFYVFMKLLPKNAASRAFGALTRLRIPFISAKARDLFCSYYKLNMDEAEYPLEHYANIGELFIRHLKPGARPIADTEIVSPVDGVLSQTAVFDDKPTLIQAKGKTYTLKSLLRDAELAKKFEGGAFATIYLAPFNYHRIHCPAKAEVIGASYCPGTLWPVNVGSVERVEGLFSINERLTSHLRLEDGSEMLVVKVGATNVGRIGVSYSKNLLVNAGKLPRNKKRHDWTPKKKIEIEKGGELGRFEMGSTVILVVDKKIRERNPELFKNRVGQAVKVGEAL; this is encoded by the coding sequence ATGAATACCGCTTTTTACGTCTTTATGAAGTTGCTGCCCAAGAACGCAGCTAGCCGCGCATTTGGCGCACTTACCCGCCTTCGCATTCCTTTCATCAGTGCAAAGGCCCGCGACCTTTTCTGCAGCTACTACAAGCTGAATATGGACGAAGCGGAATACCCGCTGGAACATTACGCCAACATCGGTGAACTTTTCATCCGCCATCTGAAGCCGGGCGCACGTCCCATTGCAGACACGGAAATTGTAAGCCCCGTAGATGGCGTACTGTCCCAGACTGCAGTTTTTGACGACAAGCCTACTCTGATCCAGGCCAAGGGCAAGACCTACACCCTGAAGTCCCTGCTCCGCGATGCTGAACTTGCCAAGAAGTTTGAAGGTGGCGCTTTTGCAACCATCTATCTTGCGCCGTTCAACTACCACCGCATCCACTGCCCCGCCAAGGCCGAAGTCATTGGCGCCAGCTACTGCCCCGGAACCCTTTGGCCGGTAAACGTAGGCAGTGTGGAACGTGTGGAAGGTCTCTTCAGCATTAACGAACGCCTCACCAGCCACCTGCGCCTGGAAGACGGTTCCGAAATGCTAGTCGTAAAGGTGGGCGCCACCAACGTGGGTCGCATTGGCGTTTCATACTCCAAGAACCTGCTGGTCAACGCCGGCAAGCTCCCCCGCAACAAGAAGCGTCACGACTGGACTCCCAAGAAGAAGATTGAAATCGAGAAGGGTGGTGAACTGGGACGCTTCGAAATGGGCAGCACCGTGATTCTCGTTGTGGACAAGAAGATCCGCGAACGCAATCCGGAACTGTTCAAGAACCGCGTGGGCCAGGCCGTCAAGGTGGGCGAAGCCCTCTAA